A segment of the Triticum urartu cultivar G1812 chromosome 1, Tu2.1, whole genome shotgun sequence genome:
CGCGGGAGCACGGCGCCGTCCGCCCGCGCGCGCCACCTCCCCGGCATTGCGAGGGAACCGCCCAGGTGCGAGCAGATCGTCCTCTCCCCGGTCGCGTCAGCCGCTCTCTCCTTCCCTCGCCCGCTTCTCACGCCCCTCCCTTGTCCCCGCAGGAGCACGCACGCCGCGGCCCCGTCTCGGTCCGCCCCGCCCCCTTGGTCCCTGCTTCAGCGCCGGTTGGACCCCGCGAGCAAGCCGCGAGTGCCAGGGTTAGTTCATCTGTCTCCACGCTCGCCTCGTCCCGTTTGGGTTCACTTTTTGCTCCGCGAGCAGCATTTGGATTTGCTCCTCATGTGCGGCGCGTCGATTTGCCGATGCATTTAGCGGGTTTCCTGCTGTGGGGTTTAAGATAAAATTGAATCTCGATTCTGAGTTCGCGACTTCATGGGGGGACGAGGAGATATCTGGACGCGTGCACGTAGATAGGATCACGGGAGCGAAGTACAGTGAGTGATTGACAAAAAACTACCAGTTTGGGGGTTTGCGTCTCACAGAACTACCACTTTTTTAAAAGTGGCCGAAAACTATCAAAAAAACGTAAAAACGTGACTAAAAACTACCAGGTTGACTGAATGGTGGTTTTGACCGTTTTAACCACGATTCTGACATGAGTGGCCCACGTGCCAGGCTAGCGGCCCGCCTAACGGCTAACGGCGCGCACGCGGGGCCGTTAGAGCCGCTCGTCGGTCGCACCTGATCGGGACCAGGTCATAACCTGGCCGACCGGGCCGCTCGTCCCCACCagctctctcactctcccccgaGCTCACTCAACTCCTCTCTGCTCTCCTCTGCTTCTGTTTCTTCTTCTCGTGCTCCGGCGACGCCGTGACCATGCCGTCGTGGCCGAATAGCAACAAGACGTCGGATGACGATGACGAGTACATGACCGAGTTCAGCAGCATGCAGATGGAGTACTTTGTAAGTCATCTCAGTCTATCCTCTCCCTCTCCTGTCTGTTCTGTTCTAGGGTTagggtagggttagggtttgaAGATATTTGAGATTTTTCCATTTAAGTTGATATATGTGagttgttcttgatatagatatGCTTTTGCTTTTGCAGCAAACTCCTGACACTGTGATAGACCCTAGTTTCTGTGGGCTTGTGACTGAATCTGACAGAAGGTGCATCCTGCACAGGCAGAGGGCGGGCACGTTTGTGGCATTTGAAGGCACTGACACTGGCAGGAGATTCATAGGATGTGCTACTGAGGTAATGAACCAAGTTGGTGTGGATTTGATTAGTTTGAATTTCTGCTGTGTAGTGGAAACAGAGTGTTTAGTTGTTGTTATTCTGAATTTTCCTTAAGTCTGAAAACATTGGTATGTCTGAATACTTTACTTGTAGTAAAGAGCACTGGAAACATGTCTGAATACTGTACTTGTAGTATAGAACTAACTAGCTAGTGTAGCTTATATCATTATTGTTTATGATTTGTTATTCTGAATTTGCTTGTTCACTGTAAAATTAAATTGATTTTCAGGATGGTGTGAACTGTGGTGTTCTGGAGTGGGTAGATGCCCCCTGGCCTGTAATTCTGCAAAGGCGCTTAAGCAAGCTCTGGGATATGTATCATGAGCAGAACCTTGGTAGAGCCCAGGATAATGAGGCTCATGGGATAGAGGTTGCAAAACTGCAGAAGGAGCTTGATTCTCTGGCCAATCAGTATAGCCAGCTGGTGGATGATGTGTCCAAGTTGTTTGATTATCAGGATGGAATCAAATCTCATGACATGGATTGCACAAGCCAGGCAATCAATGAACtggaggagaagaagaagcaACTTGAGGAGCAGGCAAAGATTGAGCTTCAAATGGAGAAGCTTAAGCTCAAGAAAGAACAAAGGTGCATCCTTCAGAGTCAAGCTGATATAATCCAAAACACAAGGAAGGCCATGAAGGAGCTAGAGGTGGAGAAAGATCTCCttaaagaagagaagaagaagctgGAGAATGTCATTGCTGAGCTCCTTAAGGTTGGTCATGGGTGCAAGGAAAAGCTGGACAAGATAAAGGAAGTTGTGATGGAGGAGTGAAGTGGCAACTCTCTGGATGGTAAGTATATATGAGGCCTATATATATAATTGGCCTAGGAATGATCAGTCTGATGCAAATATGCCCTGATCTACTTATGAACTACCTTTGAACTACCTAAGAACTGTAATGGGTTCAGATCATTTTGGTTGGTGTGGGGGTGGTGTTTGCCCTGATCTGTACTGCCCAAATATTATCCTGATGCTGAGAACTGGTGCTAAGTTAAGTTAAGAACTAAATTATCTAAGTCTGATGTAGTTTATTTGTGTGTGTTGTATCATAAGTTCTTGCTGAGATATGTTTACTTCATAAATTGCTTCATCACAGGTTCAGACAAATTCAGAGAAGTTTGGAAGACATCTAGTCTTCCATAGATAGCATTTAGTCTTACATAGATAGGACATGGACACTGAAATTGTTCAAAGACACTTAAACTGACAGAACTGAATCTCACTGAGATTGCAAACACCCTGATAAACTGACAGAACTAAACTGACATAACTGAATCTCACATAGATCTGGCGATAACTGAATCTGAAACTTACTGTTTCAGATTGTTAGGCCCCTGCCCTGCTATGCGACCTGACCGTCGCACCTCTTGCTTGACTTGAGTGGTAGGTGGCAGCTCTGGCACCTCCTCTTCGTCTCCATCGATGACGATGATGGGAGGAGGACGTCGGCGAGCCAGCAGTGCTGGTGGGGCGATGATCTGCAGGTCTTCGTCGGCATTGCCCATAGTAGTTGGAGTTGCAGCTTGTGCTGGAGGGATATAGCGGTGGGCTGCCCACCGTTCCCTCTGCCCAGCATCGCCGGAGTCCGCCTCCTTCATTGCCCACAGCAACATTTCGATGGGCATGATACCCTTACCTGGGGTTGCATAGCGCTGGTCCATGCACTGCTTCTCCTCAGTCATcgccttcttcctcacctcttctgaTGCATCCACGAGCCCCTTTGCGCTGCTGTATCTCATGGCAATCTTCATGTAGTCGAGGAAGAGTTCTTCGTCGCCGTGAGCCGACCCAAAAAGCATGGCAACCCAGCCCTTGCCGGTGGGGAAGGGGTTCAGCCATGGGTCTGGCGTAGAGGAAGAACCAGCCATGGATGTAGGTGGAGTGAGGTTTCCGAGAGAGAGGTAGAGTGAGCAGAGATAGAGTGAGCTATTGGGCTACTTAAATGTTGGAGTGGAGGAAGTGCGGTGGAGTGTGACAGTGGGGAAGTGGTAGATTGAGTGATGAGAAATGGTGGTAGTTGTGTTGCAATTAAAGTCTTTGTTGAAACCCAGCAACTTGGAACTTGTGTGCTCAAACAGTGGAGTAGTTGATGGTCAAACAGTGGAGTATTTCAAAAATTAGAGTGACCAAAAAATCACATTTCAGCAAAGCCCAAGTATAGAAACATTCAGATAAATGCAGATAGATGGATTCAGGCATAAGTTCAGACTTAAAAATATTGTGCCATGGATACATTTCTTAGAAAATAAGCATAGTCTTTATCATAGATTTTCCAACAACCCAAACATAGATAGTTCAGAAAATAAGCATAGTCTTTAACATGAGTACTCTCTTTAACATAGATTCAGGCAGCCACATTGCATCGTCTTCATCAAGGTTGGTGCATCTCCTGAACTGCATCCTTCACTGCAATCATGAAGTTCAGAAAGTTCAGAAGAAGACAAGATTCAAAGCAAGACTAAGAACAAGATTCAGGGCAATATTGAGCACACGACAAGCAGATTCAGAAACACCACAATTTAGTCAGAAACTACCGCGTAGAACTAATCCCAATCCTGTCTTCCTTCTGCTGCAGCCAGGATCTGAGTCCATCTCTTCCTTGTTGCTTGGAATCGATGGAAAGAAGCCCTGTCTCTGGCCCACCAGATGATTAGTTCATCTGTGATGTTGGTTCCTTCTGGGAACACCTCCTTGAACTGCTTCACGTCATTCTGGTTGCGTTCCGCCATAATCATGGCAGCAATCCTCTGGCGTCGCTCCTGTGCCTGTGCTCGACGGTTGGCCCTCCTTTTAGCCCTCCTTTCAGCCCTCCTTTCAGCCCTAGCAACCTCGTCTTGTTCATCAACTACCTCTCCTAACTGTGGATCCATCAGTGGCGGCTAGGTTTTGGTCAAGGGGAATGAGGCGCAAGGATCCAGTGGTTTCTGGTGGCCTCTCTTATGTACATAGTGTGGCAGGCTTGGTGGGTTAGTTAGGTCCAACACGGAAGCCCACCATCAGGCCCATGGTACACCACAAATTTGATACAAGTATAGTGAGGTTTGGTCAGGTTCACCCAAATTCAGACATACTCATGCAGAAAAGTATAGACGGTTCAAAACAAAGAAAAACAGGTTCTAAACTAATTCAAACAGGTTCAAAGAGAGAAGTTCTACCTTTTTATAGTGTCAGTTACCACTGGCATAGAAATAACCCCTCAATTTGCTGCTTGCAAACCTCTTCCTTTTGTTACCAGCCAAAACCTCTGAAGTTGCAGCAACAGATCTTGGTGCACTGAATTCCTTGCCTCTTCCTCCACCTGTAGGCCTACCCCTTTTTGCAGCAGGAGCTGGTGCTGATGCAGCAGCAGCTGGTGCTCTTGCACTAGGGGCTGGTGCTCTTGGAGTTTGTATTGGAGCAGATGGAGCAGGTGCATAGACTGCCCTGTTTTCCTACATTAAAGGTCCAACTTAACTTAGATTAGACTATGTAAAAGGAAACATTGCTCTGATGCTTGATAATTACCTGGTGTTTGTTTTTCCTCATTTGCAGTTTAGGCCTAAGAGTCTTATTGCAACTTGTATACTTGTGTCCTTCCAACCCACAATTTCCACAGGTAATTGTTCCCATCCTACTGGTGTCTCTTGGGGCAGGAACTTCAAACTCTCCTTTCCTCCTTGCAGTCTGTTTTCTGCCTGCCTTTTCTTTGAACACAGGAGGTTCAATGTCTGGAGTGTTTGTGTGAGGCCAGAAATCTGGACCAGGAACATGGTATATAATTTCTTTGTATGTCTCCAAATAAAGTGGCTTCTTGAAAAAGTCATTGACATAGTCCTCAGGATGCAGCTTTTGCTTTGTCAGTACAGATATGCCATGACTGCAAGGTACACCAGTCATGCTCCATCTCTTGCAGTCACATGTATACCCTTCCATGTCCACACAATACTGTTTTTCTTTGCTAGTAACTTGCC
Coding sequences within it:
- the LOC125532727 gene encoding uncharacterized protein LOC125532727, producing the protein MAREDKRAFDENGNGEARAPPPRRQPSTCRLRFLPKPQSPVRGARTLSSHSLSPLTRRALSRDAAPREHGAVRPRAPPPRHCEGTAQEHARRGPVSVRPAPLVPASAPVGPREQAASARQTPDTVIDPSFCGLVTESDRRCILHRQRAGTFVAFEGTDTGRRFIGCATEDGVNCGVLEWVDAPWPVILQRRLSKLWDMYHEQNLGRAQDNEAHGIEVAKLQKELDSLANQYSQLVDDVSKLFDYQDGIKSHDMDCTSQAINELEEKKKQLEEQAKIELQMEKLKLKKEQRCILQSQADIIQNTRKAMKELEVEKDLLKEEKKKLENVIAELLKVGHGCKEKLDKIKEVVMEE